The Benincasa hispida cultivar B227 chromosome 9, ASM972705v1, whole genome shotgun sequence genome has a segment encoding these proteins:
- the LOC120085078 gene encoding ATP synthase subunit epsilon, mitochondrial-like — protein MYLNAAVPFWRAAGMTYIAYSNICVNLVRNSLKEPYKTEVLSRKKVHFFVAKWVDDKPQKPTIRSDTPEA, from the exons atGTATTTGAATGCAGCTGTTCCCTTTTGGAGAGCGGCAGGGATGACTTACATCGCATACTCAAATATTTGCGTCAATCTAGTCAGGAACTCTCTCAAAGAGCCTTACAAGACTGAGGTTCTCAGCCGCAAGAAAGTTCACTTTTTCGTTGCCAAGTGGGTCGACGACAAGCCTCAAAAGCCCA CTATTAGGTCGGATACTCCTGAAGCGTGA